One window of the Amycolatopsis mediterranei genome contains the following:
- the rplW gene encoding 50S ribosomal protein L23, which translates to MSSVAIPDPRDILLAPVISEKSYGLLEDHKYTFIVRPDANKTQIKIAVEKVFGVKVVSVNTANRQGKRKRTRAGFGKRKDTKRAIVTLSPESKAIEIFGGPTA; encoded by the coding sequence GTGAGTTCGGTCGCCATTCCGGACCCCCGCGACATCCTGCTCGCGCCGGTCATCTCCGAGAAGTCCTACGGGCTGCTCGAGGACCACAAGTACACGTTCATCGTCCGCCCGGACGCCAACAAGACCCAGATCAAGATCGCGGTCGAGAAGGTGTTCGGCGTCAAGGTGGTCAGCGTCAACACGGCCAACCGCCAGGGCAAGCGGAAGCGGACTCGCGCAGGCTTCGGCAAGCGCAAGGACACCAAGCGCGCCATCGTGACTCTTTCGCCCGAGAGCAAGGCGATCGAGATCTTCGGCGGACCCACCGCGTAA